ATCGGCGCGGCAGGCCCCGAGGTCAGCAGCGTCAGCGTCGCGCCAAAGCCGCCGCGCGTATGGCTAATGCGCACCGGACGGGTGATGGCGGCCAGTTGCGCGCCGGCGATCTCGGACCAGTGGGTCAGCAGGCGGCTGACGGCAAAGCCGCGCCCCTCGGCGGCCTTCTGCACCCGCTGCGACAAAAGCGAGGCCGCCGCCTCGAAGCCCCGCCTGCGCCGGAAGCCCTGCCTGTCCGCTGATTTCTTCACCTGTGCCATCTGCGCCTGATCGGTTATGACCTGCCTAGCATTAAACAGCATGGGCCGGGGATGAAAGCGCGTGCGGGCGGCAAAGGGCTGAAAATTGCGTGACGACAAGGTGATCGGCAAAACGATCTCGGCGCCATTGCTGGCATGGTATGACCGCCATGCCCGCGATCTGCCGTGGCGGGTACCCCCCGGCCGGGGCCGCGCCGATCCCTATCGGGTCTGGCTGTCCGAGGTGATGCTGCAACAGACCACGGTGGCGGCGGTGAAAAACTATTTCATCCGCTTCACCTCGCTGTGGCCGCGCATCGAGGATCTGGCCGCCGCCGATGACGCGCAGGTGATGGCGGAATGGGCGGGGCTTGGCTATTACGCCCGCGCCCGCAATCTGCTGGCCTGCGCCCGCACCGTCGCCGCCAATGGCGGGCAGTTTCCCGACACGCGCGCGGGGCTGCTGGCCCTGCCCGGCATCGGCCCCTATACCGCCGCCGCGATCTCGGCCATCGCCCATGATGCGCCCGAAACCGTGGTCGATGGTAATGTCGAGCGGGTCGTGGCCCGGCTGTTCGCCGTCCAGACCCCGCTGCCCGCCGCCAAGCCGGAACTGGTCGCGCTGGCCGATACGCTGACGCCGCCCGCACGGCCCGGAGATTATGCGCAGGCGATGATGGATCTGGGCGCGACGATCTGCACGCCCCGCAAACCGGTCTGCGCGCTGTGCCCGATCAGCAAATGCTGCGATGCCTTCCACCAGGGCATCGCCGCCGACCTGCCGCGCCGCGCCCCGAAACCCGCCAAGCCCGAACGCAGCGGCATCGCATGGCTGGGCCGCTCGGGCGACGCGGTGCTGCTGGAACAGCGCCCGGCCAAGGGCCTGCTGGGCGGCACGCTGGCCTTCCCCTCGACCGGCTGGGACGGGCAAGACCTGCCCGCCCCCGGCCCCGCCGACTGGCATCGGGTGGGCGAGGTGCGCCATGTCTTCACCCATTTCAGCCTGACCCTGACCGTGTTGACCGGCGAACTGACCGGCCCGCCGCTGCGCGGCCGCCTTGTGCCGCTGCGTCAGTTCGACCGCAGCGCCCTGCCCGGCCTGATGCGCAAGGTCTGGGATCTGGCCATTGACCCAGCAAAACCGTAAGGCTTGCGCATGAGCACGACTCGCCCGTCAAACCTGCCGGCCGCAGCGCCGTTCTGGATGTCCGTCGTCATGCTGCCTCTGGTCGCGCTGGCGGCCATGCGCGGCGGCTGGTGGTGGACCCTGCTGCCGGTC
The Paracoccus alcaliphilus DNA segment above includes these coding regions:
- a CDS encoding A/G-specific adenine glycosylase, with the translated sequence MRDDKVIGKTISAPLLAWYDRHARDLPWRVPPGRGRADPYRVWLSEVMLQQTTVAAVKNYFIRFTSLWPRIEDLAAADDAQVMAEWAGLGYYARARNLLACARTVAANGGQFPDTRAGLLALPGIGPYTAAAISAIAHDAPETVVDGNVERVVARLFAVQTPLPAAKPELVALADTLTPPARPGDYAQAMMDLGATICTPRKPVCALCPISKCCDAFHQGIAADLPRRAPKPAKPERSGIAWLGRSGDAVLLEQRPAKGLLGGTLAFPSTGWDGQDLPAPGPADWHRVGEVRHVFTHFSLTLTVLTGELTGPPLRGRLVPLRQFDRSALPGLMRKVWDLAIDPAKP